One genomic segment of Ipomoea triloba cultivar NCNSP0323 chromosome 9, ASM357664v1 includes these proteins:
- the LOC116030107 gene encoding uncharacterized GPI-anchored protein At1g61900-like, giving the protein MRKRAAQSWELYNQNVLLLVLLLCFHGSSCNPLSNLKGSVFTDKKDNGLLPQISPSAAPEAQPLLPLLAPSPLAPFTNSSVPKLSGRCPLNFAAVENMISVTSIDCAAPFAEYLANVMCCPQLETTLLVLAGQSSKDTNMLALNRTIAEHCLSDLQKILVSRGANDTLQHICTLNLSNLTEGSCPISDVREFEATVDSSSLLAACGKIDLVNECCEQICQNAITEAAGKLVANAYDLLKTDGSHALPNHSAKTDDCKRVVLRWLASKLDPSDAKDVLRGLSNCKNNRVCPLVFPNMGHHIKACEDRISNETACCSAMGSYVSHLQRQSFITNLQALDCASSLGRKLQKAKVTQNVYNLCHISLKDFSVQVAPDVSGCLLPSLPSDAILDKTSGISFVCDLNDNIPAPWPSASHLQASSCNKTVKIPALPAAASGQKCLYAVDKRSVLILVVSAVVVLL; this is encoded by the exons ATGAGAAAAAGGGCAGCTCAAAGTTGGGAACTTTATAATCAAAATGTGCTTCTTCTAGTGCTTCTTCTTT GTTTTCATGGCTCCAGTTGTAATCCACTGAGCAATCTTAAGGGCTCTGTATTTACAGACAAAAAGGATAATGGTCTTTTGCCTCAGATCTCCCCATCTGCAGCTCCTGAGGCGCAGCCCCTTCTTCCTCTTTTGGCACCTTCTCCATTGGCACCATTCACTAATAGCAGTGTCCCAAAATTATCTG GACGTTGCCCATTGAACTTTGCTGCTGTAGAAAACATGATAAGTGTGACGTCAATTGATTGTGCAGCTCCATTTGCAGAGTATCTAGCTAATGTAATGTGCTGCCCCCAACTAGAAACCACTCTATTAGTGCTTGCTGGCCAATCTAGTAAAGATACAAATATGCTTGCGTTAAATAGGACAATAGCAGAGCACTGTCTATCAGATCTTCAGAAAATTCTCGTGAGCAGGGGTGCTAATGATACTCTGCAACATATATGCACTCTTAACCTGTCAAACCTCACTGAAGGTTCTTGTCCAATCAGTGATGTGCGTGAGTTTGAGGCCACAGTGGATTCATCTAGCCTCCTTGCTGCCTGTGGGAAGATTGATCTTGTGAATGAGTGTTGTGAGCAAATCTGTCAAAATGCTATAACCGAAGCAGCTGGAAAGCTTGTCGCAAATGCTTATGATCTTTTAAAAACAGATGGATCTCATGCTCTACCTAACCACTCTGCCAAAACTGATGATTGCAAACGTGTCGTGCTCCGTTGGTTGGCAAGTAAACTTGATCCTTCGGATGCAAAAGATGTTCTTAGAGGGCTGTCTAACTGCAAAAATAATCGAG TGTGCCCTTTGGTTTTTCCCAACATGGGCCATCACATAAAGGCTTGTGAGGACAGGATAAGTAACGAGACAGCATGTTGTAGTGCCATGGGGAGCTATGTGTCTCACTTACAAAGGCAAAGCTTTATAACTAACTTGCAAGCTTTGGATTGTGCTTCTTCACTTGGTCGGAAGTTACAGAAGGCTAAAGTTACCCAAAATGTATACAATCTCTGCCACATTAGTCTCAAGGATTTTTCTGTCCAAG TTGCACCAGATG TGTCTGGGTGCCTTTTGCCTAGTTTGCCATCAGATGCGATACTCGACAAAACCTCAGGGATCAGCTTTGTCTGTGATTTGAATGATAACATTCCAGCTCCTTGGCCTTCTGCATCACATTTACAAGCCTCATCATGCAATAAAA CTGTAAAAATTCCCGCACTTCCTGCTGCAGCATCTGGGCAAAAGT GTCTTTATGCTGTAGACAAAAGGTCGGTTCTGATCCTAGTAGTCTCAGCAGTGGTTGTGCTTCTGTAA
- the LOC116028443 gene encoding pentatricopeptide repeat-containing protein At3g04130, mitochondrial, with protein MYYLVSSGRRVISQIAVANYFKCFSTLYSLSSLDSSQFGGSFGEENVGLRENSDLAILLARISPGSSEDEVFQSLLSDPACDAMQLNHSLVGRLLHCFKDDWKLALGAFRWAESRPGYKPLPAFYDKLVDILGKTKKMDKMCALVEEMRENHIVTLSTIGKVMRRFAGAGDWKGAVRIFDELGDYGFEKNTESMNLLLDTLCKENRVQQAREIFLELKSHIPPNANTFNIFIHGWCKANSVDEAHWTIQEMRGHGFRPCVISYSTIIQSYCNQSDFNKVYELLDEMQAQGCQPNVVTFTTIMCSLAKFEKFEEALQISDRMKMVGCKPDTVFYNALIHTLGRAHQLKEAEYVFKVGMQINGVKPNTSSYNSMIAMFCHHRQEQTALEYLREMEISPYCKPDVQSYSPLLKLCFRDGKTDNLLPKLLDSMVNKHHLSLDLATYSLLIHGLCRSNKCEWAYKILEEMIAKEITPRYKTYSLLLEEIKQKNMFDAANRIEELMKKMKSS; from the coding sequence ATGTATTATCTTGTCTCGTCAGGGCGTCGTGTTATTTCTCAGATTGCCGTTGCAAACTATTTTAAGTGTTTTTCTACTTTGTATTCTCTTTCCTCCTTGGATTCTTCCCAGTTTGGGGGTTcctttggggaagaaaatgTTGGATTGAGAGAAAATTCTGATCTTGCCATTTTACTTGCTAGAATTTCTCCTGGGAGCAGTGAGGATGAAGTTTTCCAGTCTCTTTTATCTGATCCGGCTTGTGATGCTATGCAGCTTAATCACAGCCTTGTTGGAAGGTTGCTTCATTGTTTTAAAGATGATTGGAAGTTGGCACTGGGTGCTTTTAGATGGGCAGAATCACGCCCGGGCTATAAGCCTTTACCTGCATTCTATGATAAATTGGTGGACATACTAGGGAAAACGAAGAAGATGGATAAGATGTGTGCATTGGTAGAGGAAATGCGTGAAAACCATATTGTCACTCTCAGTACTATAGGAAAAGTTATGAGAAGGTTTGCAGGTGCAGGAGATTGGAAAGGAGCAGTGAGAATATTTGATGAGTTAGGAGACTATGGTTTTGAGAAGAACACCGAATCCATGAATTTGTTACTTGACACTCTTTGCAAAGAAAATAGAGTTCAACAGGCACGTGAAATCTTCTTGGAGCTTAAGTCACATATTCCTCCAAATGCAAACACATTTAACATTTTCATTCATGGCTGGTGCAAAGCTAACAGTGTAGATGAAGCACATTGGACGATTCAGGAGATGAGAGGACATGGATTTCGCCCTTGTGTTATCAGCTACTCAACTATCATCCAATCCTATTGTAATCAATCTGACTTCAACAAAGTTTATGAGCTTCTTGATGAAATGCAAGCTCAGGGGTGCCAGCCAAATGTTGTAACCTTCACCACTATTATGTGTTCATTGGCAAAGTTTGAGAAGTTTGAGGAAGCGCTGCAGATTTCTGATAGGATGAAAATGGTTGGTTGTAAACCTGATACAGTTTTCTATAATGCCCTGATTCATACATTAGGCAGGGCTCACCAACTAAAAGAGGCTGAATATGTATTCAAAGTTGGAATGCAGATAAATGGCGTCAAACCAAACACTTCAAGTTACAATTCCATGATTGCAATGTTTTGCCATCACAGACAAGAACAAACAGCTTTAGAATATCTGAGAGAAATGGAAATTTCACCATATTGTAAACCTGATGTCCAGTCATACTCTCCTCTGCTGAAGTTGTGCTTTAGAGATGGGAAGACCGATAATTTATTGCCTAAGTTATTGGATAGCATGGTTAATAAGCACCATTTAAGTCTAGATCTAGCAACATACTCACTTTTGATCCATGGATTATGCAGATCAAATAAATGTGAATGGGCTTATAAAATTCTTGAGGAGATGATAGCTAAAGAGATTACACCTAGATATAAAACCTACAGTCTTCTTTTGGAGGAAATCAAACAGAAGAATATGTTTGATGCTGCCAACAGGATTGAagaattaatgaagaaaatgaaatccTCTTGA
- the LOC116028593 gene encoding uncharacterized protein LOC116028593: MGNCLKRGSSSMVWAEDDRDEWEWVSPEKIIAEREGLLCDNKSSASFSSSTPSSSPFSSSSSPSSGELKIVISKKQLEQLLGKGETAAEQVLAGLLVDAGNRGGSEMLRQRSWRPRLQSIPEVN; this comes from the coding sequence ATGGGGAATTGTCTTAAGCGTGGATCGTCGTCAATGGTGTGGGCGGAGGATGACAGGGATGAGTGGGAATGGGTATCGCCGGAGAAGATAATTGCAGAGAGGGAGGGTTTGTTGTGTGATAATAAAAGCAGTGCATCCTTCTCCTCATCTACGCCGTCATCGtctcctttttcttcttcttcttccccttcgAGTGGAGAGTTGAAGATCGTGATCTCAAAGAAGCAGCTGGAGCAGCTGCTGGGAAAAGGGGAGACGGCGGCGGAGCAAGTCTTGGCGGGATTGTTGGTCGACGCCGGTAATCGTGGTGGTTCCGAAATGCTGCGCCAACGATCATGGAGGCCCCGTTTGCAGAGCATTCCGGAAGTGAATTGA